A single genomic interval of Nocardioides palaemonis harbors:
- the moaA gene encoding GTP 3',8-cyclase MoaA, with the protein MTPLADRFGRVATDLRVSLTDRCNLRCNYCMPAEGLDWLPTEQTLTDDEVVRLVTIGVERLGITEVRFTGGEPLLRRGLVDIVGRTHALGVETSLTTNALGLSRTAQALADAGLDRINASIDSVRPETFAAITRRDRLADVVAGLEAAKAAGLGPVKLNAVLLRGTNDDQAAELLRWSIDQGYELRFIEQMPLDAQHDWSRAAMVTADEIFEALSAEFTLTPHGAPRGSAPAELFDVDGGPATVGIIASVTRPFCGDCDRVRLTADGQVRNCLFAREESDLRTALRSGAGDEEIAERWIIAMRGKRAGHGIDDETFLQPDRPMSAIGG; encoded by the coding sequence ATGACACCTCTGGCAGACCGTTTCGGCCGCGTGGCCACCGACCTGCGTGTCTCCCTGACCGACCGGTGCAACCTGCGCTGCAACTACTGCATGCCGGCCGAGGGACTCGACTGGCTGCCGACCGAGCAGACGCTGACCGACGACGAGGTGGTCCGCCTCGTCACCATCGGCGTCGAGCGCCTCGGGATCACCGAGGTGCGGTTCACCGGCGGCGAGCCGCTGCTGCGCCGCGGGCTGGTCGACATCGTGGGTCGTACGCACGCCCTCGGCGTCGAGACCTCGCTGACCACCAACGCGCTCGGCCTCTCGCGCACCGCGCAGGCCCTCGCCGACGCCGGCCTCGACCGGATCAACGCGAGCATCGACTCGGTGCGCCCGGAGACCTTCGCGGCGATCACGCGTCGCGACCGGCTCGCCGACGTCGTCGCGGGCCTCGAGGCGGCGAAGGCCGCCGGGCTCGGACCGGTCAAGCTCAACGCGGTGCTGCTGCGCGGCACCAACGACGACCAGGCGGCCGAGCTGCTGCGCTGGAGCATCGACCAGGGCTACGAGCTGCGCTTCATCGAGCAGATGCCGCTCGACGCCCAGCACGACTGGAGCCGGGCGGCCATGGTGACCGCCGACGAGATCTTCGAGGCGCTCTCCGCCGAGTTCACCCTCACCCCGCACGGCGCTCCCCGCGGGAGCGCGCCGGCCGAGCTGTTCGACGTCGACGGCGGCCCCGCGACGGTCGGCATCATCGCGTCGGTGACCCGCCCGTTCTGCGGCGACTGCGACCGCGTGCGGCTCACCGCCGACGGACAGGTCCGCAACTGCCTGTTCGCCCGCGAGGAGTCCGACCTGCGCACTGCGCTGCGCTCGGGTGCGGGCGACGAGGAGATCGCCGAGCGCTGGATCATCGCGATGCGCGGCAAGCGCGCCGGCCACGGCATCGACGACGAGACCTTCCTGCAGCCCGACCGTCCGATGTCCGCCATCGGCGGATGA
- the ypfJ gene encoding KPN_02809 family neutral zinc metallopeptidase produces MRFNPKADISRGRVSDAGRGGGGGGSPMRIPIPGGARAGGGIGGLIIIVLFIVLTTCVGGGLPGGSGGTSGQGGSIGQPEGIDSGDQRYADCTSGADANRDADCARKAVAYSLEQFWARTLPEQGGTDFTPAAIKTFAGGVATGCGQASSQVGPFYCPADQQIYLDTTFFSDVLEGQLGGQGGDFVEPYVLGHEYGHHIQNLLGTMGQVRTQQGASSDAVRLELQADCYAGMWTRDAADGDGILEGLDQGDIAEALDSAKAVGDDRIQQQAGQRVDPEGWTHGSSEQRMRWFTTGYEQGTLEACDTFSASSL; encoded by the coding sequence ATGCGCTTCAACCCGAAGGCCGACATCAGCAGGGGTCGCGTGAGTGACGCGGGTCGTGGTGGTGGCGGCGGCGGATCCCCGATGCGGATCCCGATCCCGGGCGGCGCGCGTGCCGGTGGCGGCATCGGCGGACTCATCATCATCGTGCTGTTCATCGTGCTCACCACGTGCGTGGGCGGCGGGCTGCCCGGCGGCTCCGGCGGTACGAGCGGCCAGGGCGGCTCGATCGGCCAGCCCGAGGGCATCGACTCCGGCGACCAGCGCTACGCCGACTGCACGTCCGGCGCCGACGCCAACCGCGACGCCGACTGCGCGCGCAAGGCCGTGGCGTACTCCCTCGAGCAGTTCTGGGCGCGGACCCTCCCCGAGCAGGGCGGCACCGACTTCACCCCGGCCGCGATCAAGACCTTCGCCGGCGGCGTCGCGACCGGCTGTGGCCAGGCGTCCTCGCAGGTCGGCCCGTTCTACTGCCCGGCCGACCAGCAGATCTACCTCGACACCACCTTCTTCTCCGACGTCCTCGAGGGCCAGCTCGGCGGCCAGGGCGGAGACTTCGTCGAGCCCTACGTCCTCGGCCACGAGTACGGCCACCACATCCAGAACCTGCTCGGCACCATGGGACAGGTCCGCACCCAGCAGGGCGCGAGCTCCGACGCGGTGCGCCTCGAGCTGCAGGCCGACTGCTACGCCGGCATGTGGACCCGCGACGCGGCCGACGGTGACGGCATCCTCGAGGGCCTCGACCAGGGCGACATCGCCGAGGCGCTCGACTCGGCCAAGGCGGTCGGCGACGACCGGATCCAGCAGCAGGCCGGCCAGCGGGTCGACCCCGAGGGCTGGACCCACGGGTCGTCGGAGCAGCGGATGCGCTGGTTCACCACCGGCTACGAGCAGGGCACGCTCGAGGCCTGCGACACCTTCTCGGCCAGCAGCCTCTGA
- a CDS encoding SDR family oxidoreductase, whose amino-acid sequence MDLQLTDKVFLVTGGARGLGRATADVLVAEGARVVLSGRSQDTLDAAVASLDAMAGRTAAVGIVADNADRGTSARLLAAADEAWGRLDGALVSVGGPPKGPVATITDEQWTAAFESVFLGAVRLARDVGAALPDGGSLGLVLSSSVRSPLPEMAISNGLRPGLAMVAKTLADELGPRGVRVNGLLPGRIATERVAELDATTGDPDAARAAAERTIPLGRYGEPEEFGRAAAFLLSPAASFLTGVMLPVDGGLLRAL is encoded by the coding sequence ATGGACCTCCAGCTCACCGACAAGGTCTTCCTCGTCACCGGCGGGGCTCGCGGGCTCGGCCGGGCCACGGCCGACGTGCTGGTCGCCGAGGGCGCCCGTGTCGTCCTCTCCGGCCGCTCGCAGGACACCCTCGACGCTGCGGTCGCGAGCCTCGACGCGATGGCCGGGCGCACGGCGGCCGTGGGCATCGTGGCGGACAACGCCGACCGCGGGACGTCGGCTCGTCTGCTCGCCGCTGCCGACGAGGCGTGGGGACGGCTCGACGGCGCGCTGGTCAGCGTCGGCGGCCCGCCGAAGGGACCGGTGGCGACGATCACCGACGAGCAGTGGACCGCGGCGTTCGAGTCGGTGTTCCTCGGCGCCGTACGCCTGGCGCGCGACGTCGGTGCGGCGCTGCCCGACGGCGGCTCGTTGGGGCTCGTCCTCTCCTCGAGCGTGCGCTCGCCCCTGCCGGAGATGGCGATCTCCAACGGGTTGCGCCCCGGCCTGGCGATGGTGGCCAAGACGCTGGCCGACGAGCTCGGTCCGCGCGGGGTGCGGGTCAACGGCCTGCTGCCAGGCCGGATCGCCACCGAGCGCGTCGCCGAGCTCGACGCCACGACGGGCGACCCCGACGCGGCGCGGGCGGCCGCCGAGCGGACCATCCCGCTGGGTCGCTACGGCGAGCCCGAGGAGTTCGGCCGCGCGGCCGCGTTCCTGCTGTCGCCCGCCGCGTCATTCCTGACGGGCGTGATGCTCCCGGTCGACGGAGGTCTCCTCCGGGCGCTGTGA
- a CDS encoding phosphotransferase: MWQPEPGWQRLPGAGPATTGVWSASSEGREVVVKRLTAPDPHDAPGTLAPSDVNYWRRAADVALSGVVASSPGLREAPVVRVEEDDEGVTLVHERVVRQDAPGPWLAACLGRFAAADLGRHPWLARDQLRTRLALVERRGGWRTLARTPVADVADHLWSRRGAWLDRCDALPQVAQHGDPSAANIPGRHGDGAVAIDWAHLGTGPVGADLGYLSLATREEVGPLVEAYAAALPPGLADRDQVLLGARVMAVYTALTRLDWALARVADGDGALAGKFRHPSVAPYIHAMQRQVDQIEALLA, from the coding sequence ATGTGGCAGCCCGAGCCGGGGTGGCAGCGCCTCCCGGGAGCCGGTCCCGCGACGACGGGCGTCTGGTCGGCGTCGTCGGAGGGACGCGAGGTGGTCGTCAAGCGGCTCACCGCCCCGGACCCGCACGACGCGCCGGGGACCCTCGCCCCGTCGGACGTCAACTACTGGCGGCGCGCCGCCGACGTCGCCCTCAGCGGGGTCGTCGCGTCCTCGCCGGGCCTGCGGGAAGCACCGGTCGTCCGGGTCGAGGAGGACGACGAGGGCGTCACCCTCGTGCACGAGCGGGTGGTGCGGCAGGACGCGCCCGGCCCGTGGCTCGCGGCCTGCCTCGGGCGCTTCGCCGCGGCCGACCTCGGCCGGCACCCGTGGCTGGCACGCGACCAGCTGCGCACCCGCCTTGCGCTCGTCGAGCGGCGCGGCGGCTGGCGGACCCTCGCCCGGACGCCCGTCGCGGACGTCGCCGACCACCTGTGGTCGCGCCGCGGCGCCTGGCTCGACCGCTGCGACGCCCTGCCGCAGGTCGCCCAGCACGGCGACCCCTCGGCGGCCAACATCCCGGGGCGGCACGGCGACGGTGCCGTCGCGATCGACTGGGCACACCTGGGCACCGGCCCGGTGGGCGCCGACCTCGGCTACCTGTCGCTCGCCACCCGCGAGGAGGTCGGCCCGCTCGTCGAGGCGTACGCCGCCGCCCTCCCGCCCGGCCTCGCCGACCGTGACCAGGTCCTGCTCGGCGCGCGGGTGATGGCCGTCTACACCGCCCTCACCCGGCTGGACTGGGCGCTCGCCCGGGTCGCGGACGGTGACGGCGCGCTGGCCGGCAAGTTCCGCCACCCGAGCGTGGCGCCCTACATCCACGCCATGCAGCGCCAGGTCGACCAGATCGAGGCCCTGCTCGCCTGA
- a CDS encoding SURF1 family cytochrome oxidase biogenesis protein, giving the protein MHRLRFLVSRRWIVFALVVVFLAWVALRLGEWQFHRLDDRKERNSIIERNERAGASPVEDVLSPDTDPGEEDEWRIVEATGTYAVDDTVIVRYRTREGEAGVDVVVPLELADGTSLLVDRGWYATDNRGATSEDVPAPPEGEVTVTGWVRRDAEGDSTLVTDRSTRAVDSGRIGEALGREVLGGWVDLRSESPEPATALEPVELPELDNGPHFFYGLQWWFFGAMAIFGFFYLVYDEMRGGRPGAPERTPDPRPAQPAAPRKPAKKRRTWREMIEPDDEPDDPSPASQRPEETSVDREHHARQE; this is encoded by the coding sequence GTGCATCGGCTGCGGTTCCTCGTCTCGCGGCGCTGGATCGTCTTCGCGCTCGTCGTCGTCTTCCTCGCCTGGGTCGCGCTGCGGCTCGGCGAGTGGCAGTTCCACCGCCTCGACGATCGCAAGGAACGCAACTCGATCATCGAGCGCAACGAGCGGGCCGGCGCCTCCCCGGTCGAGGACGTCCTCTCCCCCGACACCGACCCCGGCGAGGAGGACGAGTGGCGCATCGTCGAGGCCACCGGGACCTACGCCGTCGACGACACGGTGATCGTGCGCTACCGGACCCGCGAGGGCGAGGCCGGTGTCGACGTGGTGGTGCCCCTGGAGCTCGCCGACGGCACGAGCCTGCTCGTCGACCGCGGCTGGTACGCCACCGACAACCGCGGCGCCACCTCCGAGGACGTGCCCGCGCCGCCGGAGGGCGAGGTCACCGTCACCGGCTGGGTGCGACGCGACGCCGAGGGAGACAGCACGCTCGTCACCGACCGCTCCACCCGCGCCGTCGACAGCGGCCGGATCGGCGAGGCGCTCGGCCGCGAGGTCCTCGGCGGCTGGGTCGACCTGCGCTCGGAGTCCCCGGAGCCCGCGACCGCGCTCGAGCCCGTCGAGCTGCCCGAGCTCGACAACGGCCCGCACTTCTTCTACGGCCTGCAGTGGTGGTTCTTCGGGGCGATGGCGATCTTCGGCTTCTTCTACCTCGTCTACGACGAGATGCGGGGCGGGCGTCCGGGCGCTCCCGAGCGGACGCCCGACCCGCGGCCGGCGCAGCCGGCCGCACCGAGGAAGCCGGCGAAGAAGCGCCGCACCTGGCGCGAGATGATCGAGCCCGACGACGAGCCGGACGACCCGTCTCCTGCCTCACAGCGCCCGGAGGAGACCTCCGTCGACCGGGAGCATCACGCCCGTCAGGAATGA
- a CDS encoding acetone carboxylase produces the protein MELDRDTCSAKGCQADAVWALLWNNPKIHTPERRKTWLACDEHRASLSDFLGARGFLRDVEPHVPA, from the coding sequence GTGGAGCTCGACCGCGACACCTGCTCGGCCAAGGGCTGCCAGGCCGACGCCGTGTGGGCGCTGCTGTGGAACAACCCGAAGATCCACACCCCGGAGCGGCGCAAGACCTGGCTCGCGTGCGACGAGCACCGGGCGTCGCTGTCCGACTTCCTCGGCGCGCGCGGGTTCTTGCGCGACGTCGAGCCGCACGTGCCCGCCTGA
- a CDS encoding enoyl-CoA hydratase/isomerase family protein, with amino-acid sequence MTPEELAAVGLRLDVDGAVATITVDRPEVRNAQTPAMWLALGEVGASLSDDVRVVVVTGEGETFSAGLDRAMLDPTNAGPGTVLELLSLGDEEASARIDAFQGGFTWLRDPRFVSIAKVRGHAVGAGFQLALSCDLRMVADDAKFCMKESALGLVPDLTGTQPLVEHVGYSRALEICATARTVGAEEAVRIGLATGSYASADLDAAVAELAAALCAPMAGVVPETKALLQGATDRDLDEQRRLEREAQVRRFRAVAAALG; translated from the coding sequence ATGACTCCCGAAGAGCTCGCCGCCGTCGGTCTCCGCCTCGACGTGGACGGTGCGGTCGCGACGATCACCGTCGACCGCCCCGAGGTGCGCAACGCCCAGACGCCCGCGATGTGGCTGGCGCTCGGCGAGGTGGGCGCGAGCCTGTCCGACGACGTGCGCGTCGTGGTGGTGACGGGCGAGGGCGAGACGTTCTCCGCGGGCCTCGACCGCGCGATGCTCGACCCGACCAACGCCGGCCCCGGCACCGTGCTCGAGCTGCTGTCGCTGGGCGACGAGGAGGCATCGGCGCGCATCGACGCCTTCCAGGGCGGCTTCACGTGGCTGCGCGACCCGCGCTTCGTGTCGATCGCGAAGGTCCGCGGCCACGCGGTCGGCGCCGGCTTCCAGCTCGCCCTGTCCTGCGACCTGCGGATGGTCGCGGACGACGCGAAGTTCTGCATGAAGGAGTCCGCGCTCGGGCTGGTGCCCGACCTCACCGGCACCCAGCCGCTCGTGGAGCACGTCGGCTACTCCCGCGCCCTCGAGATCTGCGCGACCGCCCGGACCGTGGGTGCCGAGGAGGCGGTGCGGATCGGCCTCGCGACGGGGTCGTACGCCTCCGCGGACCTCGACGCGGCGGTCGCCGAGCTCGCGGCCGCGCTGTGCGCGCCGATGGCCGGCGTCGTCCCCGAGACCAAGGCGCTGCTGCAGGGCGCCACCGACCGCGACCTCGACGAGCAGCGTCGCCTCGAGCGCGAGGCCCAGGTGCGCCGCTTCCGCGCGGTCGCTGCGGCGTTGGGCTGA
- a CDS encoding ABC transporter permease encodes MRPRLRGTGLLLRFALRRDRVLLGAWLLVLTATVAASAAATGPLYASTAERVAAAEAINASPAVVALYGPILDTSSLGELSMTKMTVLYAVFVAFLSVVVVRRHTRVEEETGRAEVVGATAVGADAPTAAAVLEAVLASVLLGVLVAAVDVAAGLPVGGSVLFAASWTGIGLVGAGVGLLAAQVSSSARTVGFLASAVIGVLYLLRAVGDLTAGWLSWLTPFGWGTQLSAWSAPRVWLLALYPLLAVVLAAAAVALRRRRDLGAGIVPDRPGPAVGSPRLRDGLALVWRQQGTALVGWTVGAAVLGGLMGSIVPSIGDMLDTEATRGVIEAMGGAGALQDALVFALASIGAVVITCFGIATVTRAAGDEHDGRTETVLATATSRSALLLALASAALVGTTWLLLVSGVATAVGRGDGLSAVGAALAQAPAVWVVLGAALLLLSLRSRWAVAGWAVLVLCVTLGQVGAALELPGWVLGLSPFHHVPKYPTESFAWQPEAGLTLVALLAVAAAWWRYRSRDIG; translated from the coding sequence ATGAGGCCGCGGCTGCGCGGCACCGGCCTGCTGCTGCGCTTCGCGCTCCGGCGCGACCGCGTGCTGCTGGGGGCGTGGCTGCTCGTGCTGACCGCCACCGTCGCCGCGAGCGCCGCCGCGACGGGTCCGCTCTACGCCTCCACGGCCGAGCGGGTGGCCGCAGCGGAGGCGATCAACGCCAGCCCGGCGGTCGTCGCCCTCTACGGACCGATCCTCGACACCTCGAGCCTCGGCGAGCTCTCGATGACCAAGATGACCGTGCTCTACGCGGTGTTCGTCGCCTTCCTGTCCGTGGTCGTGGTGCGCCGCCACACCCGGGTCGAGGAGGAGACCGGACGCGCCGAGGTCGTCGGCGCCACGGCGGTCGGCGCCGACGCCCCGACCGCGGCCGCGGTGCTCGAGGCGGTGCTGGCCTCCGTCCTCCTCGGGGTGCTCGTCGCCGCCGTGGACGTCGCTGCGGGGCTGCCGGTGGGCGGGTCGGTGCTCTTCGCCGCGTCGTGGACGGGGATCGGGCTGGTCGGCGCCGGCGTCGGGCTGCTCGCCGCCCAGGTGTCGTCGAGCGCCCGCACCGTCGGGTTCCTCGCGTCGGCGGTCATCGGCGTCCTCTACCTCCTGCGCGCAGTCGGCGACCTGACCGCCGGGTGGCTCTCGTGGCTGACGCCCTTCGGCTGGGGCACCCAGCTGAGCGCCTGGTCCGCGCCGCGGGTGTGGCTGCTCGCGCTCTACCCGCTCCTCGCCGTCGTCCTCGCTGCGGCGGCGGTCGCGCTGCGCCGGCGCCGCGACCTGGGCGCCGGGATCGTGCCGGACCGGCCAGGTCCGGCGGTGGGGTCCCCACGCCTGCGCGACGGCCTCGCTCTGGTCTGGCGCCAGCAGGGCACGGCACTGGTCGGCTGGACGGTCGGCGCCGCGGTGCTGGGCGGGCTGATGGGATCGATCGTCCCGTCGATCGGCGACATGCTCGACACCGAGGCGACGCGCGGCGTGATCGAGGCGATGGGCGGGGCCGGTGCCCTGCAGGACGCCCTCGTGTTCGCCCTCGCGTCGATCGGTGCCGTCGTCATCACCTGCTTCGGGATCGCGACGGTGACCCGCGCAGCCGGCGACGAGCACGACGGGCGTACGGAGACCGTGCTCGCGACCGCGACGTCCCGCTCGGCGCTGCTCCTCGCGCTGGCCTCGGCCGCGCTGGTGGGCACGACCTGGCTGCTGCTGGTCTCGGGCGTCGCGACGGCGGTCGGTCGGGGGGACGGCCTGTCGGCGGTCGGCGCGGCGCTCGCCCAGGCTCCCGCGGTGTGGGTGGTGCTGGGTGCGGCGCTGCTGCTGCTGTCGTTGCGCAGCCGGTGGGCGGTGGCGGGATGGGCGGTCCTGGTGCTCTGCGTGACCCTCGGCCAGGTCGGCGCCGCCCTGGAGCTGCCCGGGTGGGTCCTGGGGCTCTCACCGTTCCACCACGTCCCGAAGTACCCGACCGAGTCCTTCGCGTGGCAGCCCGAGGCGGGCCTCACCCTCGTCGCGCTGCTCGCCGTGGCGGCGGCCTGGTGGCGCTACCGGAGCCGCGACATCGGCTAG
- a CDS encoding ABC transporter ATP-binding protein, whose translation MGPGGGGPPWRHLRSDRSVVDNKIERSTVRRVLGFARPHRHLIAGFLAVTVVDAALVVLPPLLLKMIIDDGVRTGDTSLVVWLAVLVALVAVADSAFGLVTGWLSSRIGEGLIYDLRTQVFAHVQRQSLAFFTRTQTGALVSRLNNDVIGAQRAFTSTLQGTVSNIISAVVVGVTMLFLSWPVTLLCVALFPILLVASRLVGNRLASLSREQMDGNADLGNAMTERFNVGGAMLLKLFGRREEEDVAYARKAAVVRDLGVRISLLTRIFFAAMTLVPSLATALVYGIGGWLAIRGDLSVGTIVALGVLLTRLLGPLQGLSNVRIDVMTALVSFDRVFEVLDLPSLIQEKPDAVVLPPTASRLEFDHVAFTYPRADQISLASLETVARTESRDTGQVLHDVTFTAEPGRMVALVGPSGAGKTTVTHLVARLYDVESGAVRVGGHDVRDVTLQSLEDVVGYVTQDAHMFHDTIRANLLYARPSALEADVWAALEAAQVAGLVRSLPDGLDTVVGDRGYRLSGGERQRLAIARLLLKAPAIVVLDEATAHLDSESEAAVQQALDAALEGRTSLVIAHRLSTVRNADLILVLDDGRVVQQGTHAELLAAGGLYATLHATQFREAATEPVAG comes from the coding sequence ATGGGGCCGGGAGGCGGGGGACCGCCGTGGCGCCACCTGCGCAGTGACCGCAGCGTGGTGGACAACAAGATCGAGCGCAGCACCGTGCGGCGTGTGCTTGGCTTCGCGCGTCCCCACCGGCACCTGATCGCCGGGTTCCTCGCGGTCACCGTCGTCGACGCGGCGCTCGTGGTGCTGCCGCCGCTGCTGCTCAAGATGATCATCGACGACGGCGTCCGCACCGGTGACACCTCGCTGGTCGTCTGGCTCGCCGTCCTCGTGGCGCTCGTGGCGGTCGCCGACTCCGCGTTCGGCCTGGTCACCGGCTGGTTGTCCAGCCGGATCGGCGAGGGCCTGATCTACGACCTCCGCACCCAGGTCTTCGCCCACGTCCAGCGCCAGTCGCTGGCCTTCTTCACCCGCACCCAGACCGGTGCACTGGTCAGCCGGCTCAACAACGACGTGATCGGCGCCCAGCGCGCCTTCACCTCGACCCTCCAGGGCACGGTCTCCAACATCATCTCGGCCGTCGTCGTCGGCGTGACGATGCTGTTCCTCAGCTGGCCGGTCACGCTGCTGTGCGTCGCGCTCTTCCCGATCCTGCTGGTCGCCTCGCGCCTGGTCGGCAACCGGCTGGCGAGCCTGTCGCGCGAGCAGATGGACGGCAACGCCGACCTCGGCAACGCGATGACCGAGCGGTTCAACGTCGGCGGCGCGATGCTGCTCAAGCTGTTCGGCCGCCGCGAGGAGGAGGACGTCGCCTACGCCCGCAAGGCCGCGGTTGTCCGCGACCTCGGCGTCCGGATCTCGCTGCTGACCCGCATCTTCTTCGCCGCGATGACCCTCGTCCCCTCTCTCGCGACCGCGCTGGTCTACGGCATCGGTGGCTGGCTCGCCATCCGGGGCGACCTCTCGGTCGGCACCATCGTCGCCCTCGGCGTGCTGCTGACCCGGCTGCTCGGCCCGCTGCAGGGCCTGTCCAACGTGCGCATCGACGTGATGACCGCGCTGGTGAGCTTCGACCGGGTCTTCGAGGTGCTCGACCTGCCCTCGCTCATCCAGGAGAAGCCCGACGCCGTGGTCCTGCCGCCCACCGCGTCGCGGCTGGAGTTCGACCACGTCGCCTTCACCTACCCGCGCGCCGACCAGATCTCGCTGGCCTCGCTCGAGACCGTCGCCCGCACGGAGTCCCGCGACACCGGCCAGGTGCTCCACGACGTGACGTTCACCGCCGAGCCCGGCCGGATGGTGGCGCTTGTCGGTCCGTCCGGCGCCGGGAAGACGACCGTCACCCACCTCGTGGCGCGGCTCTACGACGTCGAGTCCGGTGCGGTGCGCGTCGGCGGCCACGACGTGCGCGACGTGACGCTCCAGTCGCTGGAGGACGTCGTCGGCTACGTCACCCAGGACGCCCACATGTTCCACGACACGATCCGGGCCAACCTGCTCTACGCACGCCCGTCCGCGCTGGAGGCCGACGTCTGGGCCGCGCTGGAGGCCGCGCAGGTCGCCGGCCTCGTGCGGTCGCTCCCCGACGGCCTCGACACGGTGGTCGGCGACCGCGGCTACCGGCTCAGTGGCGGCGAGCGCCAGCGCCTCGCGATCGCGCGCCTGCTGCTCAAGGCACCGGCCATCGTCGTCCTCGACGAGGCGACCGCCCACCTCGACAGCGAGTCCGAGGCGGCGGTCCAGCAGGCGCTCGACGCCGCGCTCGAGGGGCGTACGTCGCTGGTCATCGCGCACCGGCTCTCCACCGTCCGCAACGCCGACCTGATCCTCGTCCTCGACGACGGCCGGGTCGTGCAGCAGGGCACCCACGCCGAGCTGCTGGCCGCCGGCGGGCTCTATGCCACGCTCCACGCCACGCAGTTCCGCGAGGCCGCCACGGAGCCGGTCGCCGGCTGA
- a CDS encoding ABC-F family ATP-binding cassette domain-containing protein has translation MITAQKLEVRAGARLLMEDVTFRIASGDKVGLVGRNGAGKTTLTRILAGEGTPADGQVLRSGEIGYLPQDPRVGDPEVIARDRILSARGLDEVVRRLREAEVDMASEDPKVHERGMKRWARADAELHAGGGYAAESEAAQMAAALGIEERLLAQPIGTLSGGQRRRVELARILFSGAEIMLLDEPTNHLDADSIIWLRDFLKAHRGGFVVISHDNALLEATVNKVFHLDANRAVIDVYNMGWHNYLTQREDDEKRRKRERQNAENKAKVLTDQANKMRAKATKAQAAQSMLKRAEKMMAGIEGERAADKVARIAFPEPAPCGKTPLMGTELSKSYGSLEVFTAVDLAIDRGSRVVILGLNGAGKTTMLRILAGVDQPDTGQVVPGHGLKMGYYAQEHETLDVNRTVLENMHSAAPELTDTQARSVLGSFLFSGDDAHKPAGVLSGGEKTRLALAILVVSSANVLLLDEPTNNLDPASREEVLHAIRSYKGAIILVTHDEGAVRALDPDRVLLLPDGDEDLWTDDYADLVSLA, from the coding sequence ATGATCACCGCCCAGAAGCTCGAGGTCCGAGCCGGCGCGCGGCTCCTCATGGAGGACGTCACCTTCCGCATCGCCTCGGGCGACAAGGTGGGCCTCGTGGGGCGCAACGGCGCCGGCAAGACGACCCTCACCCGCATCCTCGCCGGCGAGGGCACCCCGGCCGACGGCCAGGTGCTGCGCAGCGGCGAGATCGGCTACCTCCCGCAGGACCCGCGCGTCGGTGACCCCGAGGTGATCGCCCGCGACCGCATCCTCTCGGCCCGCGGCCTCGACGAGGTCGTGCGCCGCCTGCGCGAGGCCGAGGTCGACATGGCGAGCGAGGACCCGAAGGTCCACGAGCGCGGCATGAAGCGGTGGGCGCGTGCCGACGCCGAGCTGCACGCCGGCGGCGGCTACGCCGCGGAGTCCGAGGCCGCCCAGATGGCCGCCGCGCTCGGCATCGAGGAGCGGCTGCTCGCCCAGCCCATCGGCACCCTGTCCGGCGGCCAGCGCCGCCGTGTCGAGCTCGCCCGGATCCTGTTCTCCGGCGCCGAGATCATGCTCCTCGACGAGCCGACCAACCACCTCGACGCCGACTCGATCATCTGGCTGCGCGACTTCCTCAAGGCGCACCGCGGCGGCTTCGTGGTGATCAGCCACGACAACGCGCTGCTCGAGGCGACGGTCAACAAGGTCTTCCACCTCGACGCCAACCGCGCCGTCATCGACGTCTACAACATGGGCTGGCACAACTACCTCACCCAGCGCGAGGACGACGAGAAGCGCCGCAAGCGCGAGCGGCAGAACGCCGAGAACAAGGCCAAGGTGCTCACCGACCAGGCCAACAAGATGCGCGCCAAGGCGACCAAGGCCCAGGCGGCACAGTCGATGCTCAAGCGTGCCGAGAAGATGATGGCCGGCATCGAGGGCGAGCGCGCCGCCGACAAGGTCGCCCGGATCGCGTTCCCGGAGCCCGCGCCCTGCGGCAAGACGCCGCTGATGGGCACCGAGCTGTCGAAGTCGTACGGCTCGCTCGAGGTGTTCACCGCCGTCGACCTCGCCATCGACCGGGGGAGCCGGGTGGTCATCCTCGGCCTCAACGGCGCCGGCAAGACCACGATGCTGCGCATCCTCGCCGGCGTCGACCAGCCCGACACCGGCCAGGTCGTCCCGGGCCACGGGCTCAAGATGGGCTACTACGCCCAGGAGCACGAGACGCTCGACGTCAACCGGACCGTGCTGGAGAACATGCACAGCGCCGCGCCCGAGCTCACCGACACCCAGGCGCGGTCGGTGCTGGGCTCGTTCCTCTTCTCCGGCGACGACGCCCACAAGCCGGCCGGGGTGCTGTCCGGTGGCGAGAAGACCCGCCTCGCCCTGGCGATCCTCGTCGTCTCCAGCGCCAACGTGCTCCTGCTCGACGAGCCCACGAACAACCTGGACCCGGCCTCCCGCGAGGAGGTGCTGCACGCGATCCGCAGCTACAAGGGCGCGATCATCCTCGTCACCCACGACGAGGGCGCGGTGCGCGCGCTCGACCCCGACCGGGTGCTGCTGCTGCCGGACGGCGACGAGGACCTCTGGACCGACGACTACGCCGACCTGGTGTCGCTCGCCTGA